The region cttcaccaccatcgtcGACGGAGACGGTGACGGAGGATCCCGAGCATGTTGATGCCGTGTATGAGATTTATTCGGAGAGGGATGCGAAGGGAGGGTTTGTGGTTAGTGGGTTTAGCGGGGATGTTAACGGGACGGTTGTTGGGATGGGCGGTGTGGCGCCGGATTGGGTGATGAGTGGGAATGGGACATCGGGATTGGAGACGAGCTATAAGGGGGTTGTGGCGTATGGGAGACGGTGTGACTTTTTGGCGGGGAGTGTGAATGGGTATGAGGGAATGGAGAGGCCagggatggtggttggggcGCTGACTTGTGAGGGGGTCGCGCCGGCTGTTTGTGtcaggggagagggaggaggggaggtgagggaggagttggtttGTAGGTGGGAGTAGAGGGTGTATGATATTGTCAATCTGTATGATgttgatggagatgggggaatTTTATAGATTTAGATGTAGAAAGAATGGATATATAACTTTGGTTTGTTGAAATGGTTGTGAAAGGTGAAAAGAGGGGAGCAGAAAGGAAAGCATCAAAGAGGAAAGAGGAAGTAACCTAGAAGCAAGACGGGAAGGAGCGAGGGCATTGTATCAAAAACCAGATGACAAGACAGTAGGTATGAACCACCTCTAATAGCTCCaaggcctcctccccaacctctcgTTCTCCTCCGGCCTCCCCTCTTTGGGGATCtcagcctcatcctcattCAAATACCAACTCGGATCGccccctctcttcccctcctccgttACAGTCTGGGTCACACTCCACCCAttccccaaccaccccagTCTATTATTCCCATTTTCCAACCCCTCATAATCATAGTCCTCCCACCTCGGACTCCTGAGCGTCTCCAAAGCATGGAGCGTGCTCCCCGGCCAGAGACCGACGATCCTATCCCCCCTTTTGTACCAGGAATGGCACTTGTCCATGTAGACCGTGTTCTTGAAGTAAGCCTGGGTGTAGGACTCGAAATCGGCGACGCGTTTGGGTTTGGGCTCGATGGAGGCGTAGTCTTCTTTTTGGAGCTTGCGGATGTAAGAGGTTAGGTAGTCGACTAGGGCTTCGAGGATTTTGGTGAGGGAGCCGAAGCCGATGGCGGAGTTGgggccgaagaggaagaagaggttggggaagTTGTGGGTTGTGATTGAGAGGTAGGTTTCGGGGTGGTGGAACCAGTGTTGGGAtagggtgagggagttgcgccctaaaagggggaaggggggtgcGGTGCCGACGTTGAAGCCGGTGGCGCAGATTATGGCGTCGAATGCAtggtgggaagagggagaggtgacGATGCCAGTGGGGGTGATGGATGCTATGGGAGAGGGGATTACGGTTACGTTTGGCTCGAGAAGGGAATCCAGAAATCCGGGGCCGGGGGTTACGCGACGGCAGCCGGGGGCGAAGGTGGGGATTATGAGCCGGAGTAAATCGGGGCGGGAGGAGAGTTTGGCTGTCATGGACGAGTGGAAGAAGGCTTGGGAAGAGATCTGGTccgggtgggagaggagggtaGTTGACTGGATTGTGTTGCCTAGGTCTTCGAAGACTTTGCGGAATTTGAGGAAGAGTTGAGGGTCGGAGCGGAGGGTGGATTTTTGCTCTTCAGAGACTGGAAACATATCAGAGCTGGCccaaaaggggggagggatcgATGGATATACATTTTGTGACCTTGGGGTCGAAGCCGAGTGCTGCCATGCCTTGGTCACCGAATTCCGGAGAAATCCACGTTGGCGAGCGCATGAAGCATTTCAGCTGGGTGCCCGGGATcttttggagttgggggatgATTTGAATCGCGGAGGAGCCGTTGCCTATGACTCCGATGCGTTTGTTGCTAAAGTCATAGCTCGTGTCCCAGGCCCCAGAATGCATTATTTTGCCGGTGAAGGTGTCCAGGCCGGGGATGGAGGGCCAGGAGGGTTCGCTGAGCTGGCCGCGGGCTGTGACGAGGATGTTGGCGCTGTCGGTGAAGGTCTCGCCGGTTGTTATATTGTGGACTTTGACGTTCCTTTGCCAAACGTTAGTAAGGTGATCGAACCGGAAGGGGAGGGCATTTTGTCAATCTGCTGATGCGGCGAAAGGGCAATGTGTGAACGTGCTAatgtggaaaagggggcaaAAACACAAACCATTTTTTGGCCACGTTATCCCATTCACCACCTTCCACTCGATGACTGAGTTTGATGAATCTCATTGCCCCAAAGCGAGTAGCTACATCTTCAAGATACTCCCGTATCTCGCTACCAGGGGCATAAAGCGCGCTCCAGTTGGGATTTGGGGCGAAGGTGTACTGATAGGAGTATGCTGTCTTTTGTTGGCTGCCATTCTTGGTGGTACGAGAGCAACTGACTTACAAGGAACATCACAGGCCACCCCGGGATATCTATTCGCATGCCTGGAGTTGTTGGACAACAGAACTTGAGATCAGGTATATGGAGGACTTACCAcactcccccaacaccatccgCCTTCTCATACACCACCAATTCCACATTTCTCAGTCGCTCGGGGATCCTAATCGCAGCCAGTATCCCGGAGAATCCAGCGCCAACAACGATAACTCGAAGCGGACGGAGATTTTCAACAGGTGTATCCTTCAAAACGAAAGGCCTAGGCTCATGACCATTGATGCCATTGCCATTGACGGCATGTCCATTCAACCCGTTAGGCTCCGTAGAGAGTGTCATTGTATGATATAGAAGGTTTCAAAACAAACCAAGGTACCTTGAGTAGAGATCATCGACAAAAGCAACAATACAATCAACAACGCACAAGACACCATCTATATAAACTAGACTTCCATCCTCTGAGTGGGTGTCCTCATATATCCCTACATatatccaccaccaacacccaacACGCAGAAGCATATCCGACAGTTAGGTTCGGTACACAGGTTACACAACCGGTGACCCTCACATAAACACGATTAAACTATTGATGCGTCCCCATAACCAACATGGTGTGGCAACCAATGGAACTTGTGGGTGGTCCTAGATGCTTGGGATACCAACGGCCCAAAAtgcttcctcatcatcgtgCCGAACAGTGCGTGACAGGTGAtatgtcaccaccaccttcataGTCGTGCGGAGTAATGAGGAGATGAGGGGCCCTCGATCCATCAAAACTCGGCAGTCAATATCGTGCCGGCAACAGACAGCCGGGAATAAGCAAGCTTGCCACATGTAGTTGGAGACAAGGCTGGTACAAATATTCTTCAATTCCTCTCTAGCTATGTACTTTTGGTTTTTCTTGCTCTATaatccaacatcatcacGACTCGAGGTCGTTGACGGGTAACTCCAGGCTCTCCTGAACagaacaaaaaaacaaaagggTATCGATGCCTGCTAAGAACAAATtgcaaagaaaagaaatggCGGGTGTAACGTATCAGTCAGAGCAGCGCAAGGcacgcatcatcatcatagtTCGATGAAGTCCTTTTGCTCAGTGAAATCGAGACCACCAGTCTCATCTTCGCCAATGAACTCGTCAACCTCGTCCGAGTCCACATCATAATCGTCGATAGACTCCCCATCGTCGTCGCTTGAAACATCCTCCATCTCTACGTCTTCGCTCTTGGAGCTCGACGCTTTGCGAAGGACGCTTGCCCTCTCTCGGTGGGGGAGCTTACAACCCCGGATCTTACACGTGCCTGTGTTGCTAAAATCGGGGCACTCAAACACATGCCGCTCGGGGCATTCTGCACCTCCTTCGCAGTAGCCGTAGAAGCCAAAGGAGCGACATACGGGGGCAGCTGTAGACACTTTCACGTGAGCATACTTGCAATCAGACTTGGTGCAGCTATCTCGAGCATAGTGCAAACAGGCTGGGGTGCGCTCGGGGGTGGGGTCATGGGAGAGATCGCAGTCATCGCCGTTGGGGCAGCCGCCCAGCAAAAAGTCTTTGCAGATGGCAACCTTGTGGGGGTCGTGGGTATACCGGCACTGGGGGCCTTTGGCGCAGGAGCCTACAAGCATGTTAGATCGTTTCGCTGGGCTTACCGAACACCAATCAGGGTGACTTGGTCCACGGCGTCGGTCGAAGAATATAGAGTTACCCATCATCGAAAACTGTTTGCAAGGCACGTTGACTTTCTTCACGGTGCCAGATTGCCTGGATATGCTGTAAGTCAGCGGTCACACTTGACGGTTCGGGAAGACATACCGCTGGGCCTTGACAACGCCATGCCGATACAGGTTGCCGTTCTTGCTTCTGTAAAACTTGACACCGCCAACCACGGCCATCCTGGGGGTTGCCTTGGCCGAGTTTCCATCGCCTGCGCTAGGATAAGTGACTTCTCCGTCTCCAGTTGAACGCGAGCTTGACGCACCGGGAACCTTGACAAGCTTGCTGCCTTGTTTCGTCACGGTGAATTGGATGCCGTCAACGGTGATAACATATTTGCCGGCGGTTTTCTGATGGTTAGCTGTCTCATAGCCTCCATTGGTTGCCAATCGGTTGAGATGACTGATCAACTTGGCGCGCTCTTGTCTGTTTTTGGCGGCGAGTTGCTGTTGCCGAGTTTGTTCCATTGCCTGGCGACGTGACGGTGCTTCCTGCTGGTAGACCGAGGAGTTGATGATCTGAAGATGGCGGTCATTCTTGTGGACCCAAGAACTGGTAGAGGTATCTGATGAAGCTCCGAGATCGTCGACAGATCTGCTTGACGGAGAGGCGCCATTCAAAACCAGAGTCCTGTTACGATGAACAGGCCTCGGGGCACCATGGTAACCACGGTACGGATGTCCGCGGTGGGATCCTCGGTAGTACCCTGTATCTTTGGGAACATCAATATCGGTGCGGCGGGCACTCTTCGAGTCGATGGACATACGGTGCTGGGCTCGGaagggcgggggagggatgaggcCGGCCTGCTGATTCTTGTGGCGATTAACGCGACTGGCCAGGCGAGCGATCCTCTCCATGACCTCGCGGTCCTCGGCGGAGGTTGACATGTTGTCGGTGGTATCACGTGTAGCGTATATTTCAAGGTTGTGATAATCTGCAGCCAGTACCAGCAAGAGTCGAAAGTTGTACGCAAAAGCAAAGTTGCGGTGATGGTCGAGAATGCGAATTCAAGTGGGATGAAAGAGGGAAAGAAATCGGTGCACAGGGCAAGCGGGGAATTGTGGCCCAGCCAAATGGCGCTAAGAGCGACCAATGGGTTCTCGGGGTTTAGTGGCAACTGCCGCTGCCCTTGCGTCATCAACCGAGCGCGAGACTGATAAGAGCACGAAATATGATGATAAGCCCTGGAAGTTTCAAAGAGTAGCCGTAGTAAACTTTGCTGCGTGGGAGCTTTACTGCGATATGAAaaaggctgttgttggagagtTGAGGATAACAAGGCTTGGGGGCAACCCGATCCGTTGATCTCGGATCCGCATTTGTCCAGGGATTCCCAGCAGACAAAAGCCGCTAGAACCGCCCCACTTTCATCGCTACCGCTAGCACTACAGCAGCGCGTGCTTACCTCAGTGGCTGGCCAGGCAGGTCCTTGAATTCAAGCATCTTCTTTGTCTCGACATTCGAGACCATCTATTCTTGCGACATCTCACCGCAGGCAGCAAACACGACTATTCCAACTACATCATAAGAAGCCATGGCTGGATTTATCAAGACCGAGGAGCAGAAGCCAGTCAAGGCTGAGCCCGACGCGGCCAACGGCTCGCCGTTCATGGAGGACCTGCTTGACGAGTCGGCCGATCTCGAGTTCTACGACAAGTTTAAAGACTCTGCCGACACGTACGATAGGATGTACCTGGCGCGTCTCCCCAGTTATCTATGGGAAGCTTGGTCGAAAttggatgacgatgacgagatCGAAATTGGCAAGATTCGACAGTTCCAGGACAAAGACGGCAAAATGGTTGGTGTCCCTCTACTGCGCTGTCTCTCGCACTTTTACTGACATCTTGTGGTAACAGCAACTCCAGATGCTCCTTCACTCTAACATTCAGCCACATCAAGAACTTCCCAAGGAGTACAATCTCGATGTCCACAACCCTGACGTTCACAACACCTTCGTCTTCACCGAGCAGGATCTAGGCAGCTACGcggccaagaacaaggagaGGGCAAAGGCGTTGGCTGCCGGTATCCCGGCTCATCTTTTGCgtcagcaacagcaaaagCAGTCAGGAGAGTCGTCGGAccgagggagaagaagcggCCCATATACGCGGAAGGCGATTCCAAGTGAGCAGTCCCGCTCTTTGCTTGTAGGTTTTTGTTTGCTAACCTTTGTTTGCAGAGAAAACCAGAATTGCTGGCAGAATCAAGCACGAAGTACTTTGCACGCCCGCCGCCAACCCCGAGACCGAAAGATTTCTCTTCTCTCGCACGAAGAAGACGCAAGAAACGAAGAAGGAAGTCAAGGTGTACGAGGCTGGTACCAACCCTCGAGGCTTGTCTGGAGACAAGGAGTGGGCTGGATATCTCGTATGTTTTCTTCGATGGCGCCCTTTAACTCGCCGCATCGCTAACAACCTCACAGAAAGTTACCGAGAAACccaccaaggccaagaagatggagaacAAGACCGCGCGCTGGCCCGAGAACCAACTCCTCGATGCCATCGCCGAATGCTTCGGCCGCCACAGGTTCTGGTCTATCAAGGCTATCCGCGCCGTCATCCCACAGCCAGAGGTTTATTTGCGGGAGACCCTCGAGAAGATTGCTGTGCTTCATCGTTCTGGGTCTTTTGCCAACCACTGGGAGTTAAAGGCAGAGTACAAGAGCATGCTCAAGACGGCGCAGCCGGAGGACGGTGCGGCAGCTCCACCACCCGATAACAACATTAGcgacgaagaggacgaggacatCAAGATGGAGGATGTGATTTAGGAAAGACATCAACGGTCAAGACGACACGGAGGATTTGTATAAACAGCCCTGGGAGATGGGAACTGGAGAAAGAGTTTTCGATCTTCAACGGCAGCAAAATCTCGCCGTCGCTGCCGCCTCAAGGACGCAAGGCGCCGTCCTTAGGCACGCAAGTATGGGTAGAGAAAAATGAAAACGAGTGATACCCCTGAggtgaggagaaggagtggGTCTGTTTTTTGTCTGCTTTGTACATTAATGCTGAAAGGGCAGGGGAGGGTGACACTTGGGCGTTTGTTGGGTTTGGCAGCGAACAGCTGCAATGCCTTTGAACAAGGCAGACACACAGAATAGAGATATCTGGCATGGATAACACCAAGCGTGTGTTATGAAAAGTAACCATGTAGTCCAAGTGGGGTCAAAGGTTTTTTGAGTGTGTCTATAAATTGATCAACCCGTTTCCCGCTTTACATGCAGGCCAAGTTTGATTCTGCCGTCATCTCGCATTTGCTGCACATACAACGTCTCACTACTGACTGACTATCTAAAAcactttgtttttttgtttcgttCTGAATCTTATTCTCTTCACAATACCCAAGAAACTTTCACCGCAACCATATACCCCGCATTTTGTCTGGAGAAAATGGCAGGCATAATCATCCTCGACTTTGACGGCACCATCACGACTGCTGACACGATCAACACCCTGGCTTCATTGCCGACATCTCACCACCCGGGGGAAGTGACGGAGGGGCATGAGAAGCTgtgggaggagattgtggaggGGTATGTGGCTGATCATGCGGAGCACACCAAGAATTATGTGCCCGAGGCCAAAGGGAGGACCACGCTGGGGCAGGAGTTGGAGTATCTTGAGAGTTTGAGGGGGCCGGAGGGGGTGTCGATTGGGAGGGTTAGTCGGGGATCACTTTTTGCAAACCTTAGAGAGGAGGACTTTCGGGTGTTTGGGCAGAGGATCGTGGAGAAtgggcggggaggggagggagaagaggagagggtggttttgaggagggggttcaAGGAGTTTGTGGGACGGTGTCGAGAGAATGGCTGGGAGATTGGGGTTGTGAGTGTGAATTGGAGTCGGGATTTTATCATGGGGGTTATAAGTGAGCAGTGCGGCGGGTTGGATGGGGTTAAGGTGGTAGCGAATGGGATTAGATACCCAGAGGGGACGATTGAAGGGCCGAAggagctggggagggaggtgatgatgacggcgGGGGATAAAttgagggggatggagtTGTTGTcaaaggaaggaggggagaggaaACGGGTGGTGTATTTTGGGGATTCGACCACGGATTTGGCTTGTTTGGTGGAGGCggatttgggggttgtggttgctgatgaggaggaggggaagttgTTGGTTAcgttgaggaggattggGTATGGGGTGCCGCatgtggagggggagtatAGGAGAGAAAAAGATGGGAAGAAACAGGGGATGGTGTGGGCGAGGGACTTCGAGGAGCTCATGAGGAGTGGTGTGATTGAGGGGCTGcggaggtgaggtggtgatgttgaaggTGAAGGTGCCAATAGATAAAATATACGGCCGTGATGAAGATGTGGGAACTGAATGTTGAAAATGTGTCAATGTCTCACACCACAGTTGGTGTTGAAGGCAGCTGGAATGTGAGCCATCCAACTTCCATAATATCTCCCTGCTGCTTCCATGACAAGAAAAACCCTTTCAATGCCTCCACAAAAAGtcccacaacaaccaaagAATCTcacctcgccatctccttACGGGCTTAATTGTGGGCGTTTGCTCGCTCCTAGCGCCGATAACCGACAAAGGGACCCTATCACTTATCACATCGTCCAACAGTCGGAACAGGCGAAACAACAAGAGCTTCAATGCCTCCCTTGGATTGACACATCGTCCATCCAGAATATTCCACCAAAAGCCACATGTTGATACCTCATACTGCTGCACCTTAATACCTGCCCACGACGCCAGCGCAGAAACAACCTTCAACTAGCCCACCGCCTCAACCAAACTCCCATATCTGGGGCAAATTCAACggccacacacacacacacacacacgccgTCCGTCATCACACCTTCTcacgtttttttttgga is a window of Podospora pseudopauciseta strain CBS 411.78 chromosome 1, whole genome shotgun sequence DNA encoding:
- a CDS encoding hypothetical protein (EggNog:ENOG503NUI0; COG:Q); its protein translation is MTLSTEPNGLNGHAVNGNGINGHEPRPFVLKDTPVENLRPLRVIVVGAGFSGILAAIRIPERLRNVELVVYEKADGVGGVWHANRYPGVACDVPSYSYQYTFAPNPNWSALYAPGSEIREYLEDVATRFGAMRFIKLSHRVEGGEWDNVAKKWNVKVHNITTGETFTDSANILVTARGQLSEPSWPSIPGLDTFTGKIMHSGAWDTSYDFSNKRIGVIGNGSSAIQIIPQLQKIPGTQLKCFMRSPTWISPEFGDQGMAALGFDPKQKSTLRSDPQLFLKFRKVFEDLGNTIQSTTLLSHPDQISSQAFFHSSMTAKLSSRPDLLRLIIPTFAPGCRRVTPGPGFLDSLLEPNVTVIPSPIASITPTGIVTSPSSHHAFDAIICATGFNVGTAPPFPLLGRNSLTLSQHWFHHPETYLSITTHNFPNLFFLFGPNSAIGFGSLTKILEALVDYLTSYIRKLQKEDYASIEPKPKRVADFESYTQAYFKNTVYMDKCHSWYKRGDRIVGLWPGSTLHALETLRSPRWEDYDYEGLENGNNRLGWLGNGWSVTQTVTEEGKRGGDPSWYLNEDEAEIPKEGRPEENERLGRRPWSY
- a CDS encoding hypothetical protein (BUSCO:EOG09262NIR; COG:K; EggNog:ENOG503P3UN); amino-acid sequence: MAGFIKTEEQKPVKAEPDAANGSPFMEDLLDESADLEFYDKFKDSADTYDRMYLARLPSYLWEAWSKLDDDDEIEIGKIRQFQDKDGKMQLQMLLHSNIQPHQELPKEYNLDVHNPDVHNTFVFTEQDLGSYAAKNKERAKALAAGIPAHLLRQQQQKQSGESSDRGRRSGPYTRKAIPKKTRIAGRIKHEVLCTPAANPETERFLFSRTKKTQETKKEVKVYEAGTNPRGLSGDKEWAGYLKVTEKPTKAKKMENKTARWPENQLLDAIAECFGRHRFWSIKAIRAVIPQPEVYLRETLEKIAVLHRSGSFANHWELKAEYKSMLKTAQPEDGAAAPPPDNNISDEEDEDIKMEDVI
- a CDS encoding hypothetical protein (COG:S; EggNog:ENOG503NZ10) encodes the protein MSTSAEDREVMERIARLASRVNRHKNQQAGLIPPPPFRAQHRMSIDSKSARRTDIDVPKDTGYYRGSHRGHPYRGYHGAPRPVHRNRTLVLNGASPSSRSVDDLGASSDTSTSSWVHKNDRHLQIINSSVYQQEAPSRRQAMEQTRQQQLAAKNRQERAKLISHLNRLATNGGYETANHQKTAGKYVITVDGIQFTVTKQGSKLVKVPGASSSRSTGDGEVTYPSAGDGNSAKATPRMAVVGGVKFYRSKNGNLYRHGVVKAQRQSGTVKKVNVPCKQFSMMGSCAKGPQCRYTHDPHKVAICKDFLLGGCPNGDDCDLSHDPTPERTPACLHYARDSCTKSDCKYAHVKVSTAAPVCRSFGFYGYCEGGAECPERHVFECPDFSNTGTCKIRGCKLPHRERASVLRKASSSKSEDVEMEDVSSDDDGESIDDYDVDSDEVDEFIGEDETGGLDFTEQKDFIEL
- a CDS encoding hypothetical protein (COG:S; EggNog:ENOG503P7IE) produces the protein MAGIIILDFDGTITTADTINTLASLPTSHHPGEVTEGHEKLWEEIVEGYVADHAEHTKNYVPEAKGRTTLGQELEYLESLRGPEGVSIGRVSRGSLFANLREEDFRVFGQRIVENGRGGEGEEERVVLRRGFKEFVGRCRENGWEIGVVSVNWSRDFIMGVISEQCGGLDGVKVVANGIRYPEGTIEGPKELGREVMMTAGDKLRGMELLSKEGGERKRVVYFGDSTTDLACLVEADLGVVVADEEEGKLLVTLRRIGYGVPHVEGEYRREKDGKKQGMVWARDFEELMRSGVIEGLRR